In a genomic window of Deltaproteobacteria bacterium:
- a CDS encoding CBS domain-containing protein, with protein sequence MEIIATHTNADFDALGSMLAAKKLYPEAIPVFPGSQERSLRDFFVDSAWYAFETQRIRDIDMDRIRRLILVDTRQLSRIGKFKEIIGRPGLDVHIFDHHPPSPDDVRGSLEVIREVGATVTVMLSVLRERGVEVASDEATVMMLGLYEDTGGLTFSSTTPEDFHAAGYLRSRGASLNIISDMISRELTAEQVFLLNDLIRSATRYTVNGVSLVIAMASVDRYIGDIAVLVHKLKDMENLDVIFGLVRMADRVYLIGRSRIEEVNVGLIAAGFGGGGHPTAASATIKGMTLYEARERLIELLQETIQPERCSRDLMTFPVKTIEADRSLGAAAELLTRYDINVLPVLERGRVVGLISRQVVEKASFHGLKDRPVREFMASEFATVTPETRVAQLQELIIRKGQRFVPVLRGEELVGAVTRTDILRSFQEEFTKAGDVPSPVESRRLQDRRKMITRLIEERLPRRIQSILRELGRVADEMGYSVYAVGGFVRDLVMGVNNLDVDIVVEKDGIGFAREVARRFSCRLRVHKRFGTAVLVFPDGIKVDVATARLEYYDFPGATPTIELTSIKRDLYRRDFTINTLAVRLNEAQFGTLMDFFGALQDIRERTIRVLHSLSFIEDPTRIFRAIRFEQRLGFQLGKQTQNLIRNALKMGFLEKLSGGRIFSELLLILKEEDPASILQRSEDFGLLRIINSDLVFTRDRAVLFERIRAILSWYRLLYLGERYDRWLVYFLGLVDGLSERKLNALFERLALQGKNRIRITEARRGAQQALTALRRKTSGGRRLRASEIYDIMDPLPTEARLFMMAKTEDEEIKRLISLYFTSLKNVRTALRGRDLISMGFEPGPLFREIINALLMARLDKKIESREDEVAFVRRSYGLPLEGTRGRSKASQESGRPSKAPERVRRGAADG encoded by the coding sequence ATGGAGATCATCGCCACCCACACCAATGCGGATTTTGATGCCCTTGGCTCGATGCTTGCGGCCAAGAAACTCTATCCCGAGGCGATTCCGGTCTTTCCGGGATCCCAGGAGAGGAGCCTGAGGGATTTTTTTGTCGATTCGGCCTGGTACGCCTTTGAGACACAGCGGATCAGAGATATCGATATGGACAGGATCAGGCGCCTCATCCTGGTAGACACAAGGCAGTTGAGTCGTATCGGGAAGTTCAAGGAGATCATCGGCCGTCCGGGCCTCGACGTCCACATCTTCGACCACCATCCGCCCTCCCCGGACGATGTTCGAGGGTCCCTGGAGGTGATTCGGGAGGTGGGTGCGACCGTGACGGTCATGCTTTCGGTTTTGAGGGAGAGAGGTGTCGAGGTCGCCTCGGATGAGGCCACGGTCATGATGCTGGGCCTTTATGAGGACACTGGAGGCCTCACCTTCTCCTCCACGACTCCTGAGGACTTCCACGCGGCTGGATACCTCCGGTCCAGGGGGGCAAGCCTGAACATCATCTCGGACATGATCAGTCGCGAGCTGACGGCGGAGCAGGTCTTTCTGCTGAATGATCTCATTCGATCGGCCACCAGGTACACCGTCAACGGAGTGAGCCTGGTGATCGCCATGGCTTCCGTCGACCGGTATATCGGCGACATCGCGGTCCTGGTCCACAAGCTTAAAGACATGGAAAACCTCGATGTCATCTTCGGTCTTGTAAGGATGGCTGATCGTGTCTATTTGATCGGCAGGAGTCGGATCGAAGAGGTCAATGTGGGATTGATCGCCGCCGGATTCGGCGGCGGCGGGCATCCTACTGCTGCTTCCGCAACCATAAAGGGCATGACCCTGTACGAGGCGAGGGAGAGACTCATCGAGCTACTCCAGGAGACGATTCAACCCGAGAGGTGCTCCAGGGACCTTATGACTTTTCCTGTAAAAACCATAGAGGCCGACAGGAGTCTTGGTGCTGCGGCTGAGTTGCTCACCCGGTACGACATAAATGTCCTTCCTGTATTGGAGCGGGGAAGGGTGGTGGGACTCATCTCCCGTCAGGTGGTCGAAAAGGCATCATTTCATGGCTTGAAAGACCGGCCCGTTCGGGAGTTCATGGCCTCGGAATTCGCCACCGTGACCCCGGAGACCCGGGTTGCCCAACTCCAGGAACTCATAATAAGGAAGGGTCAGCGGTTTGTGCCTGTGCTGAGGGGAGAAGAACTGGTGGGGGCGGTCACCAGGACCGATATTCTCAGGTCTTTCCAGGAGGAGTTCACCAAGGCTGGGGATGTTCCATCGCCCGTGGAGTCGAGAAGGCTCCAGGACAGGAGGAAGATGATAACCAGGCTCATTGAGGAGCGCCTCCCACGGAGGATCCAGTCGATCCTGAGAGAGCTGGGCAGGGTGGCCGATGAGATGGGATATTCTGTCTATGCTGTGGGGGGCTTTGTCCGGGATTTGGTCATGGGTGTCAACAACCTGGATGTCGACATCGTGGTTGAAAAGGACGGGATAGGTTTTGCCCGAGAGGTGGCCCGGCGGTTTTCCTGCCGGTTGAGGGTCCACAAGAGATTCGGCACGGCAGTTCTGGTTTTCCCCGACGGCATCAAGGTGGACGTGGCCACGGCACGATTGGAATACTACGATTTCCCGGGGGCGACTCCGACCATCGAATTGACCTCTATCAAGAGGGACCTTTACCGGCGGGATTTTACCATCAACACCCTGGCCGTCAGGCTCAATGAGGCCCAGTTCGGGACCCTGATGGATTTCTTCGGTGCTCTTCAGGACATCAGGGAGAGGACGATCCGGGTACTCCACAGCCTGAGTTTTATCGAGGATCCCACCCGTATTTTTCGGGCTATCCGGTTTGAACAGCGCCTCGGCTTCCAACTCGGCAAGCAGACGCAGAACCTGATTCGTAACGCCCTCAAGATGGGTTTTCTAGAGAAACTGTCCGGTGGGCGTATCTTCTCGGAATTGTTGCTGATTCTCAAGGAGGAGGATCCCGCGTCGATTCTCCAGAGATCCGAGGATTTCGGGCTGCTCCGCATCATCAACTCAGATCTCGTTTTCACCCGGGATCGAGCAGTCCTGTTCGAAAGGATCAGAGCCATTCTATCCTGGTATAGGCTTCTCTATCTGGGAGAGCGGTACGACCGGTGGCTCGTCTATTTTCTGGGTCTTGTCGACGGCCTCTCAGAGAGAAAGCTGAACGCCCTTTTTGAACGGCTCGCCCTGCAGGGGAAAAACCGCATAAGGATCACCGAGGCCAGGAGGGGCGCCCAGCAGGCCCTGACGGCCCTCCGCAGGAAGACGAGCGGCGGGAGGCGGCTCAGGGCGAGCGAGATCTATGACATCATGGATCCACTGCCCACGGAGGCCAGGCTCTTTATGATGGCCAAGACAGAGGACGAGGAGATAAAGAGGCTCATCTCCCTCTATTTCACATCCCTCAAGAATGTCAGGACCGCCCTGCGGGGCAGAGACCTGATCTCCATGGGTTTTGAACCGGGTCCTCTTTTCAGGGAGATCATAAACGCTCTGCTTATGGCGAGGCTAGACAAGAAGATCGAATCGAGAGAGGACGAGGTGGCTTTTGTTCGCAGGAGTTACGGTTTGCCGCTGGAAGGGACAAGAGGCCGTTCAAAGGCGAGTCAGGAGTCGGGTCGTCCCTCCAAGGCTCCGGAAAGGGTGAGGAGGGGAGCCGCTGATGGATGA
- the sppA gene encoding signal peptide peptidase SppA: MRRHPVLLALLVVVVLIGAFVAFVLAFSRLGGRRPAFVLGDKIGIVEIKGVIARSGRIIDQLIAYREDGGVKAVVLRIDSPGGAVGPSQEIYREVIKTRRKKKVVASLGGVAASGGYYIASGADAIVANPGTLTGSIGVIMQFSNVEGLMKLVGLKTYTFKSGRYKDLGSPFREPTPEDQEVVMGVIRSVYDQFVEAVAKGRGMELEKVKKLADGRIFSGRQALEQGLVDYMGNLQDAIDVAAKMSGIRGKPHVIYPRRRRNILDLLFEKTLARLIEQTRSLNYRLYYQASPVSAF, encoded by the coding sequence ATGAGAAGACACCCGGTGCTGTTGGCCCTTCTCGTCGTCGTTGTCCTCATCGGCGCTTTTGTCGCCTTTGTGCTGGCCTTTTCGCGCCTCGGCGGGAGGAGGCCGGCCTTTGTCCTGGGAGACAAGATCGGAATCGTCGAGATAAAAGGGGTGATCGCCCGTTCCGGAAGGATCATCGATCAACTGATCGCATACCGTGAAGACGGAGGAGTCAAGGCCGTCGTTCTCCGTATCGACTCGCCGGGAGGGGCTGTGGGACCTTCTCAGGAGATTTATCGGGAGGTCATCAAAACACGGAGGAAGAAGAAGGTGGTCGCATCGCTCGGCGGGGTCGCCGCCTCTGGGGGATACTATATCGCCAGCGGGGCGGACGCTATAGTCGCCAACCCGGGAACCCTTACCGGGAGTATCGGTGTGATAATGCAGTTTTCCAACGTGGAGGGGCTGATGAAACTCGTCGGCTTGAAGACGTACACCTTCAAGAGCGGCAGGTACAAGGACCTGGGGTCTCCTTTTCGTGAGCCGACTCCGGAGGATCAGGAGGTGGTCATGGGGGTGATCCGGAGCGTATACGATCAGTTCGTTGAAGCGGTGGCCAAAGGGAGAGGCATGGAGTTGGAAAAGGTGAAAAAACTGGCCGATGGCCGGATTTTTTCCGGCCGCCAGGCGCTCGAACAGGGGCTGGTCGACTACATGGGAAACTTACAGGACGCGATCGACGTTGCAGCCAAGATGAGCGGTATCCGGGGCAAGCCCCACGTGATCTACCCCAGGAGGAGGCGGAATATACTCGACCTTCTCTTTGAAAAAACCCTGGCAAGACTGATCGAGCAGACGAGGAGTTTAAACTACAGGCTCTATTATCAGGCTTCCCCGGTGAGTGCCTTCTGA
- a CDS encoding uracil-DNA glycosylase, which produces MNPDARTEILALIAHLRSYLFYQKGLGLRAIPRSSRASQSLKALREELGECRRCRLHKTRRHIVFGEGDQKARLVFVGEAPGYEEDLQGRPFVGKAGQLLSRIIAAIGMTRDEVYITNVVKCHPPQNRTPRPDEIASCYPFLKDQLKIIQPRVICALGNAAAQTLLGTSAGITSLRGTFHSWEGIRVMPTFHPAYLLRNPDRKREAWHDMRLVQKALTGEA; this is translated from the coding sequence ATGAACCCTGATGCAAGAACAGAGATCCTCGCCCTGATTGCTCATTTGAGAAGCTACCTCTTCTACCAGAAGGGGCTGGGCCTGAGGGCCATTCCCCGCTCCAGCCGTGCCTCTCAAAGCCTCAAAGCCCTGCGAGAGGAGTTGGGAGAGTGCCGGCGCTGTCGGCTGCACAAGACCAGGAGGCACATCGTCTTTGGAGAGGGAGACCAGAAGGCCCGCCTCGTCTTTGTTGGAGAGGCGCCGGGCTACGAAGAAGACCTCCAGGGGAGGCCCTTTGTGGGAAAGGCCGGACAGCTCCTGTCGAGAATCATCGCCGCTATCGGCATGACCCGGGACGAAGTCTACATAACCAATGTGGTGAAATGCCACCCGCCACAAAACCGGACTCCGCGGCCGGACGAGATCGCTTCCTGCTACCCCTTTTTGAAAGACCAGTTGAAGATCATCCAGCCCAGGGTCATCTGTGCCCTCGGAAACGCGGCAGCTCAAACCCTCCTCGGTACCTCCGCGGGGATCACCAGCCTCAGGGGTACTTTCCACTCGTGGGAGGGAATCAGAGTCATGCCGACCTTTCATCCCGCCTATCTCCTTAGAAATCCCGACAGGAAGCGAGAGGCCTGGCACGACATGAGGCTTGTTCAGAAGGCACTCACCGGGGAAGCCTGA
- a CDS encoding segregation/condensation protein A: protein MDERADYRVKLDIFEGPLDLLLYLIRKNEVDIYDIPIAEITEQYLGMLKMMRTLNLDVAGEFLVMAATLAQIKSKMLLPAAPDQGEEEEEEDPRRELVDRLLEYERFKNAARQLEGQDILGRDVFTRIPAGEEETDELEVSLFDLIEALQRVLRKSSQELVHEITLERISIEEKITEIIDRLTGCGGELEFARLFEGEPTREVVIFTFLALLELMKMRMVRVYQKGNFRPIRIRKV, encoded by the coding sequence ATGGATGAGAGGGCGGATTACCGGGTGAAACTCGACATATTCGAGGGGCCTCTGGATCTTCTCCTCTATCTCATACGGAAGAACGAGGTGGATATCTACGACATCCCCATTGCAGAGATTACCGAGCAATACCTGGGCATGCTGAAGATGATGAGGACCCTGAATCTCGATGTGGCCGGGGAGTTTCTGGTGATGGCCGCGACTCTGGCCCAGATCAAGTCCAAGATGCTTCTGCCCGCTGCCCCGGACCAGGGGGAAGAGGAGGAGGAAGAGGACCCCCGCAGGGAACTGGTCGACCGCCTGCTGGAGTACGAGCGGTTCAAGAATGCGGCCCGTCAGCTGGAGGGCCAGGATATCTTGGGAAGGGACGTGTTCACCCGGATCCCGGCAGGGGAAGAAGAGACGGATGAACTCGAGGTGAGTCTCTTCGATTTGATCGAGGCCCTCCAACGGGTGCTCAGAAAGTCGTCCCAGGAGTTGGTGCACGAGATCACTCTGGAGAGGATCAGCATCGAGGAGAAGATTACCGAGATTATCGACCGCCTCACCGGTTGCGGTGGAGAATTGGAGTTCGCCCGTCTCTTTGAGGGTGAACCGACAAGGGAGGTGGTTATCTTCACCTTCCTCGCTTTGCTGGAATTGATGAAGATGAGGATGGTCCGGGTTTACCAGAAGGGGAATTTCCGCCCCATCAGGATCAGGAAGGTATAG